A portion of the Pseudomonas protegens CHA0 genome contains these proteins:
- a CDS encoding suppressor of fused domain protein, giving the protein MPQSPDSSWLEAAWAQREEQIYPALFGALGPGIYPLDMALFSQVFGQHDVDPRWLTHGVFESPPNAGRSSWLYVTSGLSNAWEDARPDADGESGMGHELLLETREQSPWALRLLRNFCAYQLLLAAGRCGEQPPFGEWDRMRTGEPINGGDSLLQALLFIPAPGFAGPRQLLSGRFGFLQIIGLTLAEHAWGQAEGYPALMERLALAGAAPVLDPTRASLC; this is encoded by the coding sequence ATGCCGCAATCCCCCGACTCTTCATGGCTCGAAGCCGCCTGGGCGCAACGTGAAGAACAGATCTACCCGGCGCTGTTCGGCGCACTGGGCCCGGGAATCTATCCCCTGGACATGGCGCTGTTCAGCCAGGTCTTTGGCCAGCACGACGTCGATCCGCGCTGGCTCACCCACGGGGTCTTCGAATCACCGCCCAATGCCGGACGCAGCAGTTGGCTATACGTCACTTCGGGCCTGTCCAATGCCTGGGAAGATGCCCGGCCCGATGCCGATGGCGAATCCGGCATGGGCCACGAACTACTGCTGGAAACCCGCGAACAGTCACCCTGGGCCCTGCGCCTGTTACGCAATTTCTGCGCCTACCAATTGCTGCTGGCCGCCGGCCGTTGTGGCGAGCAGCCGCCGTTTGGCGAATGGGACCGCATGCGTACCGGCGAGCCGATCAATGGCGGCGACAGCCTGTTGCAGGCACTGCTGTTCATCCCCGCGCCGGGTTTTGCCGGCCCCCGGCAACTGCTGAGCGGGCGCTTCGGATTTCTGCAGATCATCGGCCTGACCCTGGCCGAACACGCCTGGGGCCAGGCCGAGGGCTACCCGGCCCTGATGGAGCGCCTAGCCCTGGCCGGGGCAGCGCCGGTGCTGGACCCGACCCGAGCCAGCCTGTGCTGA
- a CDS encoding SIR2 family NAD-dependent protein deacylase, with translation MQFDPKRLALARHVVVFSGAGVSAESGIPTFRDALTGLWEHFDPARLATVQAFREDPALVWGWYEWRRQKVLQAQPNPAHLALAELSRRVPRLTLITQNVDDLHERAGSPSVLHLHGSLHTPKCFACNRPFKGQLPLPDLPEQGASLEPPRCTGCNGKIRPGVVWFGEPLPQATLKAAFNAAEECDLLLSVGTSGLVQPAARIPQLALQHGACVVHINPQPQACTGAEEYSLEGKAGQLLPELLRQAFA, from the coding sequence ATGCAGTTCGATCCCAAGCGCCTGGCCCTGGCCCGGCATGTGGTGGTATTCAGCGGTGCCGGGGTCTCGGCGGAAAGCGGCATCCCGACCTTTCGTGACGCCCTGACCGGCCTGTGGGAACACTTCGATCCGGCGCGCCTGGCCACCGTGCAAGCCTTTCGCGAAGACCCGGCGCTGGTCTGGGGCTGGTATGAATGGCGACGCCAGAAAGTGCTCCAGGCCCAGCCCAATCCAGCCCATCTGGCCCTGGCCGAACTGTCCCGGCGGGTGCCGCGCCTGACCCTGATCACCCAGAACGTCGACGACCTGCACGAACGCGCCGGCAGCCCCTCGGTGCTGCACTTGCACGGCAGCCTGCACACCCCCAAGTGCTTTGCCTGCAACCGCCCGTTCAAGGGCCAACTGCCCTTGCCGGACTTGCCGGAACAGGGCGCCAGCCTGGAGCCGCCGCGCTGCACCGGTTGCAACGGCAAGATCCGGCCCGGGGTGGTGTGGTTCGGCGAACCCCTGCCCCAGGCAACCCTCAAGGCCGCCTTCAACGCCGCCGAAGAATGCGACCTGCTGCTGTCGGTGGGCACCTCCGGGCTGGTCCAGCCGGCGGCGCGAATTCCCCAACTGGCGCTGCAGCACGGCGCCTGCGTGGTGCATATCAATCCCCAGCCCCAGGCTTGCACCGGCGCCGAGGAATACAGCCTGGAGGGCAAGGCCGGGCAGTTGCTGCCGGAACTATTGCGCCAGGCCTTTGCCTGA
- a CDS encoding response regulator yields the protein MNPATPVNPGAQSRLILVVEDEPTVLEFLCEILQDEGFATQAMDSADRAWEFLQEQAADVALLLTDITMPGTLNGASLSNLCGERWPQLPIVVMSGFETPESSGVRYPVSFIRKPWTIGQILDCVEGALKSAQG from the coding sequence ATGAACCCAGCCACGCCAGTCAATCCCGGCGCCCAATCCCGTTTGATCCTGGTGGTGGAGGATGAGCCGACGGTGCTGGAGTTTCTCTGCGAGATCCTGCAGGACGAAGGGTTTGCCACCCAGGCGATGGACAGCGCGGATCGGGCCTGGGAATTCCTGCAGGAACAGGCCGCGGACGTGGCCCTGCTGCTGACCGATATCACCATGCCCGGCACCCTCAATGGCGCGAGCCTGAGCAATTTGTGCGGCGAGCGCTGGCCGCAGTTGCCGATCGTGGTCATGTCGGGTTTCGAGACCCCCGAGAGTTCCGGGGTGCGTTATCCGGTGTCCTTCATCCGCAAGCCCTGGACCATCGGGCAGATCCTCGACTGCGTGGAAGGCGCGCTGAAATCGGCCCAGGGTTGA
- a CDS encoding isocitrate lyase/PEP mutase family protein, with protein MSRLSHQDLRRGFRELIASNSCYHTASVFDPMSARIAADLGFEVGILGGSVASLQVLAAPDFALITLSEFAEQATRIGRVAQLPVIADADHGYGNALNVMRTVVELERAGIAALTIEDTLLPAQFGRKSTDLISVAEGVGKIRAALEARVDPELAIIARTNAGILPVQEIISRTQQYERAGADAICMVGIRDFEQLEQISEHLSVPLMLVTYGNPALRDDARLAELGVKIAVDGHAAYFAAIKATYDCLREQRQIFTQASDLSATELAHTYTQPEEYIVWAKEFMSVKE; from the coding sequence ATGTCCAGGCTTTCCCATCAAGATTTGCGCCGCGGTTTCCGTGAACTGATCGCTTCCAACTCCTGCTACCACACCGCTTCCGTATTCGACCCGATGTCTGCCCGTATCGCCGCCGACCTGGGTTTCGAAGTGGGCATCCTCGGCGGCTCGGTGGCTTCGCTGCAAGTGCTGGCGGCCCCCGACTTCGCCCTGATCACCCTCAGTGAATTCGCCGAACAGGCCACCCGCATCGGCCGCGTGGCGCAGTTGCCGGTCATCGCCGACGCCGACCACGGCTATGGCAACGCGCTGAACGTGATGCGCACCGTGGTCGAACTGGAACGCGCCGGCATTGCCGCGCTGACCATCGAAGACACCCTGCTGCCGGCCCAGTTCGGGCGCAAATCCACCGATCTCATCTCGGTGGCCGAAGGCGTCGGCAAGATCCGCGCCGCCCTGGAAGCCCGGGTTGATCCGGAACTGGCGATCATCGCCCGGACCAACGCCGGCATCCTTCCGGTGCAGGAAATCATCAGCCGTACCCAGCAGTACGAGCGTGCCGGCGCCGACGCCATCTGCATGGTGGGCATCCGTGATTTCGAACAGCTGGAACAGATCTCCGAGCACCTGAGCGTGCCGCTGATGCTGGTGACCTACGGCAACCCGGCGCTACGGGACGATGCGCGCCTGGCCGAGCTGGGCGTGAAGATCGCCGTGGACGGTCATGCCGCCTACTTCGCCGCGATCAAGGCCACCTACGACTGCCTGCGCGAGCAGCGGCAGATCTTCACCCAGGCGTCGGACCTGAGCGCTACCGAGCTGGCCCACACCTACACCCAGCCCGAGGAGTACATCGTCTGGGCCAAGGAGTTCATGAGCGTCAAGGAGTAA
- a CDS encoding saccharopine dehydrogenase family protein — MALRVLVVGGYGNFGSIVCRYLIHTPGVHLLISGRDPHKLAAKVQALQAEGGQPCEGWCGDAMGPQWVPALKALKVHWVIHTGGPFQGQSYAVARGCIEAGVNYCDLADCRQFVRGIGTLDEAARAAGVTLLSGCSSVPTLSAAMIDEHRERFSRIERIEHGISSSAKMPGLSTIQGVLAYAGKPILQLKDGRPHPVIGWQGLTLRKLPRLGTRLVANVDVPDLDLFAERYGAHTLSFQAGAGLKIAGLANALLAQAVKLGLVRDPAPWAARLHRCGTWFERFGDGLSALYIDVHGLGQDGQPLSMSVQLTATHDHGPEIPSCAAVAVVHKLLAGHVPAPGARSSAGEVSVEEYLRAIDDPDHLQLQVSFSRPPV; from the coding sequence ATGGCGCTCAGGGTGTTGGTGGTGGGTGGTTATGGCAATTTCGGCAGCATCGTCTGCCGCTATCTGATCCATACCCCTGGGGTGCATCTGCTGATTTCGGGGCGCGACCCGCACAAGCTCGCGGCCAAGGTTCAGGCCTTGCAGGCTGAAGGCGGGCAGCCCTGCGAAGGCTGGTGCGGCGATGCCATGGGGCCGCAATGGGTGCCGGCGCTCAAGGCCCTTAAGGTGCACTGGGTGATCCATACCGGCGGGCCGTTCCAGGGCCAGTCCTACGCGGTGGCCCGGGGCTGCATCGAGGCCGGGGTCAACTACTGCGACCTGGCCGACTGTCGCCAGTTCGTGCGCGGCATTGGCACTCTGGATGAGGCCGCCCGGGCCGCCGGGGTGACGCTGCTCAGCGGCTGCAGCTCGGTGCCGACCCTGTCGGCGGCGATGATCGATGAGCACCGTGAGCGTTTTTCCCGCATCGAGCGCATCGAGCACGGCATTTCCTCCTCGGCGAAGATGCCCGGCCTGTCCACCATCCAGGGCGTACTGGCCTATGCCGGCAAACCCATCCTGCAACTCAAGGACGGCCGGCCGCACCCGGTGATCGGCTGGCAGGGCCTGACCCTGCGCAAGCTGCCCAGGCTGGGCACGCGGCTGGTGGCCAATGTCGATGTGCCGGACCTGGATCTGTTCGCCGAGCGCTACGGTGCCCACACCCTGAGCTTCCAGGCCGGCGCCGGGCTGAAGATCGCCGGGCTGGCCAATGCGCTGCTGGCCCAGGCGGTGAAGCTCGGCCTGGTGCGCGACCCGGCGCCCTGGGCGGCGCGCCTGCATCGCTGCGGCACCTGGTTCGAACGTTTCGGAGATGGGCTCAGTGCCCTGTACATCGACGTGCACGGCCTGGGCCAGGACGGCCAGCCACTGTCGATGAGCGTGCAGCTCACCGCAACCCATGACCACGGGCCGGAGATTCCCAGCTGCGCGGCGGTGGCGGTGGTGCACAAGCTGCTCGCCGGCCATGTGCCGGCCCCGGGGGCCCGGTCCAGTGCCGGCGAGGTCAGCGTGGAGGAGTACCTGCGGGCGATCGACGATCCGGATCACCTGCAACTGCAAGTGAGTTTCTCGCGCCCGCCGGTTTAA
- a CDS encoding sensor domain-containing diguanylate cyclase, producing the protein MPKRMDFSELHWLLAVVQSIDVGIVVLDLECRVQVWNSFMENRSGVPSKQAIDQSFFELFPEVERPWFTRKVGRVVALGTPAFTIWKQRPYLVHFNNYQPITGQGEFMYQNTTLLPLRSSNSEIHHVCLVIYDLTDVAINSLALQKANQQLQHLSRTDHLTQLYNRGHWEQRLQFEYSRHGSSIALLMLDIDHFKSINDRHGHQAGDAVIKRVSELIHQHVRDSDVAGRYGGEEFAILLPHTDLAGARTLAERLRQSVEEQEVIHNGQAIAFTISLGIACLDRPARDHRCLIEWADQALYASKRAGRNRVSTYAP; encoded by the coding sequence ATGCCCAAGAGAATGGATTTCAGTGAATTGCACTGGTTGCTGGCGGTGGTCCAGAGCATCGACGTGGGTATCGTCGTGCTCGACCTGGAGTGCCGGGTCCAGGTGTGGAACAGCTTCATGGAGAACCGCTCCGGAGTGCCCTCCAAGCAGGCCATCGACCAGTCGTTCTTCGAGCTGTTCCCCGAGGTCGAGCGCCCCTGGTTCACCCGCAAGGTGGGGCGCGTGGTAGCCCTCGGCACGCCGGCCTTCACCATCTGGAAGCAGCGGCCGTACCTGGTGCATTTCAACAACTACCAGCCGATCACCGGCCAGGGCGAGTTCATGTACCAGAACACCACCCTGCTGCCGCTGCGTTCCTCCAACAGTGAGATCCACCACGTCTGCCTGGTGATCTACGACCTGACCGACGTGGCAATCAACAGCCTGGCCTTGCAGAAGGCGAACCAGCAGTTGCAGCACCTGTCGCGCACCGACCACCTGACCCAGCTCTACAACCGCGGCCACTGGGAACAGCGCCTGCAGTTCGAATACAGCCGCCACGGCAGCAGCATCGCCCTGCTGATGCTGGACATCGATCACTTCAAGTCGATCAACGACCGCCATGGGCACCAGGCCGGCGATGCAGTGATCAAGCGCGTCTCCGAGCTGATCCACCAGCATGTGCGCGACAGCGACGTGGCCGGGCGCTATGGCGGCGAGGAGTTCGCCATTCTCCTGCCCCACACCGACCTTGCCGGGGCCCGCACCCTGGCCGAGCGCTTGCGCCAGTCGGTGGAAGAGCAGGAGGTGATCCACAACGGCCAGGCCATCGCCTTCACCATCAGCCTGGGCATCGCCTGCCTCGACCGTCCGGCCCGGGATCATCGCTGCCTGATCGAGTGGGCCGACCAGGCGCTGTACGCCTCCAAGCGCGCCGGGCGCAACCGGGTCAGTACCTACGCGCCTTGA
- a CDS encoding response regulator produces MIPLLICDDSSMARKQVLRTLPSEWRVSVTQACNGREGLEALRRGLGKVALLDLTMPVMDGYQVLSAVQEEGIEAQIIVISGDIQEEAVRRTRELGARAFLKKPFDPQQLRALLNELQLLDSTDAKPLAAPSPAPVVTFRDAFRETVNVSMGYAAALIAKVLDVFVHLPIPHVNVLEAGELQMLLADANRARQLTAICQSYIGSGIAGEALLMFYDSEVADIAQLIEQGTDPYQEMEVLIDLSSVLIGACLSSIADQLDVFFSVGHPQVLGEHTTIDELIVLNQQRWKKTQAVEISYSLEEQNIHFDLLLLFTEGSMALLEQKLAYLMS; encoded by the coding sequence ATGATCCCCCTCCTCATCTGCGATGACTCGAGCATGGCCCGCAAGCAGGTGCTGCGGACCTTGCCCAGCGAGTGGCGGGTGTCCGTGACCCAGGCCTGCAACGGGCGCGAAGGCCTGGAAGCCCTGCGCCGCGGGCTGGGCAAGGTGGCGCTGCTGGACCTGACCATGCCCGTGATGGACGGCTACCAGGTCTTGAGTGCGGTGCAGGAAGAAGGCATCGAGGCGCAGATCATTGTCATCTCCGGCGACATTCAAGAAGAAGCCGTGCGCCGCACCCGCGAGCTGGGCGCACGGGCCTTCCTCAAGAAGCCCTTCGACCCGCAGCAACTGCGCGCCCTGCTCAACGAACTGCAACTGCTGGACAGCACTGACGCCAAGCCATTGGCAGCCCCTTCGCCAGCACCGGTGGTGACCTTTCGCGACGCCTTCCGGGAAACCGTCAACGTTTCCATGGGCTACGCCGCGGCACTGATCGCCAAGGTCCTGGATGTCTTCGTGCACCTGCCGATTCCCCACGTCAATGTGCTGGAAGCCGGCGAGTTGCAGATGCTCCTGGCCGATGCCAACCGCGCCCGGCAACTGACCGCCATCTGCCAGAGCTACATCGGCAGCGGCATCGCCGGCGAAGCCTTGCTGATGTTCTACGACTCCGAAGTGGCCGACATCGCCCAGTTGATAGAGCAAGGCACCGACCCCTACCAGGAAATGGAAGTGCTGATCGACCTCTCCAGCGTGCTGATCGGCGCCTGCCTGAGCAGCATCGCCGACCAGCTGGACGTGTTCTTTTCCGTGGGCCATCCCCAGGTACTGGGGGAACACACCACCATCGACGAGCTGATCGTGCTCAACCAGCAGCGCTGGAAAAAGACCCAGGCGGTGGAGATCAGCTACAGCCTGGAAGAACAGAACATCCACTTCGACCTGTTGCTGTTGTTCACCGAAGGCTCCATGGCCTTGCTGGAACAGAAGCTCGCCTACCTGATGAGTTGA
- a CDS encoding DUF4174 domain-containing protein — MFIRSLTFATLLAVAGPVLAADNDGPLTQDLGKSRPLIVIAPSTVDPTLVSLKKSLEEPATRQAFNERNMVLYTVINTIGQRDGKDIDPQSTMALIRSLKLGAGAQTKVILVGKDGEKKLEHSGAIQLKEVFSAVDQLPAAEKQAAAPAPAPEPEAKPANAKAGKAAKPAAAPKALDD; from the coding sequence ATGTTCATTCGGTCATTGACCTTCGCTACTCTGCTCGCTGTTGCCGGCCCTGTCCTGGCGGCCGACAACGACGGCCCATTGACCCAGGACCTGGGCAAGTCACGGCCACTGATCGTGATTGCCCCCAGCACCGTGGACCCGACCCTGGTGAGCCTGAAGAAGTCCCTGGAAGAGCCGGCCACCCGTCAAGCCTTCAACGAACGCAACATGGTCCTGTACACGGTGATTAACACCATCGGCCAGCGCGATGGCAAGGACATCGACCCGCAATCCACCATGGCCCTGATCCGCAGCCTCAAGCTGGGCGCCGGGGCGCAGACCAAGGTGATCCTGGTGGGCAAGGACGGCGAGAAGAAGCTGGAGCACTCCGGGGCCATCCAGCTCAAGGAAGTCTTCAGTGCCGTCGACCAGTTGCCGGCGGCGGAGAAACAGGCCGCAGCGCCGGCTCCGGCCCCCGAGCCGGAGGCCAAGCCGGCCAATGCCAAGGCCGGCAAGGCGGCCAAGCCCGCCGCAGCGCCCAAGGCGCTGGACGACTGA
- a CDS encoding aspartate aminotransferase family protein produces the protein MTAACLMSTYQPLALSFCKGLGSRLWDQAGREYLDAIAGVAVTGIGHSHPRLVGAISEQAGLLLHSSNLYDIHWQRQLAAKLTQLSGMDRAFFNNSGAEANETALKLARLHAWHKGIEQPLVVVMENAFHGRTLATLAASDGPAVRLGYGQLPGGFLKVRFGDLAALESAVAEHAPRICGVLMEPIQGESGIQLAPPGYLKAVRELCTRRNWLLMLDEIQSGIGRTGRWFACQHEDVVPDVMTLAKGLGNGIPIGACLARGKAAQLFTPGSHGSTFGGNPLACRAACTVLDVIEDQQLLANAEQRGAQLLRRLREELAAHPAVREIRGLGLMVGIELRQPARELVQVAARDHGLLINVTRGTTIRLLPPLVIDGQEVEMIVDGLRQTLEAL, from the coding sequence ATGACCGCCGCCTGCCTGATGAGCACCTACCAACCCCTCGCGCTGAGCTTCTGCAAAGGCCTGGGCAGCCGTCTCTGGGACCAGGCCGGGCGAGAGTACCTGGACGCCATCGCCGGGGTCGCGGTGACCGGCATCGGCCACAGCCACCCACGGCTGGTCGGCGCCATCAGCGAACAGGCCGGCCTGCTGCTGCACAGCTCCAACCTCTACGACATCCACTGGCAGCGGCAACTGGCCGCCAAGTTGACCCAGTTGAGCGGCATGGACCGGGCGTTCTTCAACAATTCCGGGGCCGAGGCCAACGAGACCGCCCTCAAGCTGGCACGCCTGCACGCCTGGCACAAAGGCATCGAGCAGCCCCTGGTGGTGGTCATGGAAAACGCCTTTCATGGCCGGACCCTGGCCACCCTGGCCGCCAGCGACGGCCCGGCAGTGCGCCTGGGCTACGGCCAGTTGCCAGGCGGTTTTCTCAAGGTGCGCTTCGGCGATCTGGCCGCCCTGGAATCGGCCGTCGCCGAGCATGCTCCACGCATCTGTGGCGTATTGATGGAGCCGATCCAGGGGGAAAGCGGCATCCAGCTGGCCCCACCCGGCTACCTCAAGGCCGTGCGCGAGCTGTGCACCCGGCGCAACTGGCTGTTGATGCTCGACGAGATCCAGAGCGGCATCGGCCGCACCGGGCGCTGGTTTGCCTGCCAGCACGAAGACGTGGTGCCGGATGTGATGACCCTGGCCAAGGGCCTGGGCAACGGCATTCCCATCGGCGCCTGCCTGGCCCGGGGCAAGGCTGCCCAGCTGTTTACCCCGGGCAGCCACGGCAGCACTTTCGGCGGCAACCCCCTGGCCTGCCGCGCGGCCTGCACCGTACTGGACGTCATCGAGGACCAGCAGTTGCTGGCCAACGCCGAACAGCGCGGTGCCCAACTGCTGCGGCGGCTGCGCGAGGAACTGGCGGCGCATCCGGCGGTGCGGGAGATTCGTGGGCTGGGGCTGATGGTGGGTATCGAACTGCGGCAGCCGGCCCGAGAGCTGGTGCAGGTCGCCGCCCGTGACCACGGGCTGCTGATCAATGTCACCCGGGGCACCACCATCCGCCTGCTGCCACCCTTGGTGATCGATGGGCAGGAAGTGGAGATGATCGTCGATGGGCTGCGTCAGACCCTGGAGGCGCTCTAG
- a CDS encoding LysR family transcriptional regulator, whose amino-acid sequence MDLFQAMSVYVKVVEAGNMTAAARECGMSTTMVGNHLRALEQRLGVRLLNRTTRRQRLTDFGRDYYQRCLAVLGLVADSERLAEQVQGEPTGTLRITAPLTFGTERLAPALDEFRQRCPQVKVELTLANQRFDLTDGTFDVAVRLGNLDNASLIARRLQDYTLTICAAPEYLERCGTPQVPEDLQRHNCLAFAYPAGDEWSATATLWPLRGPEGDVQVPVSGSLLANTSSGLHRAARGGLGLVMMPDALVEEDLQQGRLVPVLQDYQLPFRTMHLLYAQDRYRLPKLRSFVDFALEKWGRQADSLASSIIAADSV is encoded by the coding sequence ATGGATCTGTTCCAGGCAATGTCGGTGTACGTCAAGGTGGTGGAGGCGGGGAACATGACCGCCGCGGCCCGGGAGTGCGGCATGTCCACCACCATGGTGGGCAATCACCTGCGGGCCCTGGAGCAGCGCCTCGGGGTGCGTCTGCTCAACCGCACGACACGGCGCCAGCGGCTTACCGATTTTGGCCGTGACTACTACCAGCGCTGCCTGGCGGTGCTGGGGCTGGTGGCGGATTCCGAGCGCCTGGCGGAGCAGGTCCAGGGCGAACCCACCGGCACCTTGCGCATCACCGCACCCCTGACCTTCGGCACCGAACGCCTGGCGCCAGCGCTGGACGAGTTCCGCCAGCGCTGCCCCCAGGTCAAGGTCGAGCTGACCCTGGCCAACCAGCGCTTCGACCTGACCGATGGCACCTTCGATGTGGCGGTGCGCCTGGGCAACCTGGACAACGCTTCGCTGATTGCCCGGCGCCTGCAGGACTACACCCTGACGATCTGCGCTGCGCCGGAGTATCTGGAGCGCTGCGGCACGCCCCAGGTCCCCGAGGACCTGCAGCGGCACAACTGTCTGGCATTTGCCTACCCGGCCGGTGATGAGTGGAGCGCCACCGCCACCCTGTGGCCGTTGCGCGGGCCTGAAGGCGATGTGCAGGTTCCGGTGTCGGGGTCATTGCTGGCCAACACCTCGTCCGGTTTGCATCGTGCGGCGCGGGGTGGCCTGGGGCTGGTGATGATGCCCGATGCGCTGGTGGAGGAAGACCTGCAGCAGGGCCGGCTGGTGCCGGTGCTGCAGGACTATCAGTTGCCCTTTCGGACGATGCACCTGCTCTATGCCCAGGACCGCTATCGCCTGCCCAAGCTGCGCAGCTTTGTCGACTTTGCCCTGGAGAAGTGGGGGCGTCAGGCCGACTCGCTGGCCAGCAGCATCATCGCCGCCGACAGCGTGTGA
- a CDS encoding NUDIX hydrolase → MSSTPDTQCLLETPYFKVVRENGYFIIKEAQAVNGVVAVPTLADGRLMLVNLRRRAIGGQSIEFPRGAIDAGESACDAAARELLEETGWQASEVRQLGLLHSNTSLIASAVAVCQVQIAEQQAAATDGEVDHVLWASRQELLAMIAAGQITDGHTLSAAMMLLASESA, encoded by the coding sequence ATGAGTTCCACCCCCGACACCCAGTGCCTGCTGGAAACCCCGTACTTCAAGGTGGTCCGTGAAAACGGCTACTTCATCATCAAGGAAGCCCAGGCGGTGAACGGCGTCGTGGCCGTGCCGACCCTGGCCGATGGCCGACTGATGCTGGTCAACCTGCGGCGCCGGGCCATCGGTGGCCAGTCCATCGAGTTTCCCCGGGGCGCCATCGATGCCGGGGAAAGCGCCTGCGACGCGGCGGCCCGGGAACTGCTGGAGGAAACCGGCTGGCAAGCCTCAGAGGTACGCCAGCTGGGGCTGCTGCACAGCAACACCTCGCTGATCGCCAGCGCCGTGGCGGTGTGCCAGGTGCAGATCGCCGAGCAGCAGGCCGCCGCCACCGATGGCGAAGTGGACCATGTGCTGTGGGCCAGCCGCCAGGAGTTGCTGGCAATGATCGCCGCCGGCCAGATCACCGATGGTCACACGCTGTCGGCGGCGATGATGCTGCTGGCCAGCGAGTCGGCCTGA
- a CDS encoding NUDIX hydrolase has translation MHDRTTLPSAYLHTIDLCLLRYHRERGELQILLHQRDAEPFAGHWALPGIVVNGDVEDRSLNDAVERLRRSSKVDMPLAWLEQVGTVGDAFRDPRCWSSSTFYLGILSEPVEPAAQQGFFALDEVASGAFKLPFDHNALVAQVHERLFSKSLYSSLPLMFLGNEFSAPEAVSIFSLVLQRPVLKTSIRQRLLKMSEAGYLRDTGRKKSGDGGRPQATVEQLKPAELYLFDRCFLE, from the coding sequence ATGCACGACCGCACCACCCTCCCCAGCGCCTACCTGCACACCATCGACCTGTGCCTGCTGCGCTATCACCGCGAACGCGGCGAGCTGCAGATCCTCCTCCATCAACGGGATGCTGAGCCCTTCGCCGGGCACTGGGCGCTGCCGGGCATCGTGGTCAACGGCGACGTCGAAGACCGCAGCCTGAATGACGCAGTGGAACGCCTGCGCCGTTCGAGCAAGGTGGACATGCCCCTGGCCTGGCTGGAACAGGTGGGCACGGTGGGCGACGCCTTTCGCGACCCGCGCTGCTGGTCGTCCTCGACCTTCTACCTGGGAATCCTCAGCGAGCCGGTGGAGCCCGCCGCGCAACAGGGCTTCTTCGCCCTCGACGAGGTGGCCAGCGGTGCCTTCAAGCTGCCCTTCGACCACAACGCCCTGGTAGCCCAGGTGCACGAGCGGCTGTTTTCCAAATCCCTGTACAGCAGCCTGCCGCTGATGTTTCTCGGCAACGAGTTCAGCGCCCCCGAGGCGGTGAGCATCTTCTCCCTGGTGCTGCAGCGTCCGGTGCTCAAGACCAGCATCCGCCAGCGCCTGCTGAAGATGAGCGAGGCCGGCTACCTGCGCGACACCGGGCGCAAGAAGAGCGGCGACGGCGGCCGGCCCCAGGCCACCGTGGAGCAGCTCAAGCCCGCCGAGCTGTATTTGTTCGATCGTTGTTTCCTGGAGTGA
- a CDS encoding adenylyltransferase/cytidyltransferase family protein, producing MFELALYGGAFNPPHAGHAQVMLEAARHARRVLVVPSFRHPDGKRMADFEQRASWLQAITAHLQPECDAELAVSRLERQLALADPGPVYSFTLLQRLAGDLALDGKRIALVVGEDVARQLPRFHRGEELRRRFSVLCIEEQPGVRSSVLRQCLARGETPPGQWLAPGMNPLNYGLYAVHGS from the coding sequence ATGTTTGAACTGGCCCTCTATGGCGGCGCCTTCAACCCGCCCCACGCCGGGCACGCCCAGGTGATGCTCGAAGCCGCCCGCCATGCCCGCCGGGTACTGGTGGTGCCCAGCTTCCGCCACCCGGACGGCAAGCGCATGGCCGACTTCGAGCAGCGCGCCAGCTGGTTGCAGGCAATCACCGCGCACCTGCAGCCAGAGTGCGACGCCGAGCTGGCGGTCAGCCGCCTGGAACGGCAACTGGCCCTGGCCGACCCGGGCCCGGTCTACAGCTTCACCCTGTTGCAACGCCTGGCCGGCGACCTGGCCCTGGACGGTAAACGCATCGCCCTGGTGGTGGGCGAAGACGTGGCGCGCCAGTTGCCCAGGTTCCATCGCGGCGAGGAACTGCGGCGGCGCTTTTCCGTCCTCTGCATCGAAGAGCAGCCCGGGGTGCGCAGCAGCGTGTTGCGCCAATGCCTGGCCCGTGGCGAAACGCCGCCCGGGCAATGGCTGGCCCCGGGAATGAATCCGCTAAACTACGGCCTCTACGCCGTCCACGGAAGTTGA